The genomic window GACGGCGCGGCTGGAAGACACCATCCTCAAGACGAACCTGGATGCCATTCCGGAGATCGTCCGTCAGATCCGTCTGCGCGACCTGGGCGGCATTATCGTCATTGACTTCATTGACATGGACGAACGCAAGAACCGGCAGAAGGTCATGCAGGCGCTCGAAGAAGAGCTGAAGAATGACCGCGCTCCTTCCAAGGTGCTGCAATTCAATGACTTCGGACTGGTTGCCATCACGCGCAAGCGGGTAAAGCAGTCCCTGGAGCGTACCCTGAGCGTTCCCTGCTATATCTGCTCCGGCACAGGCATGGTGAAGAGCCCGGTGACCGTCTGCAATGAAATCTACATTGAGATGCGCAAGATGCAGAAGCACCTGGACCGCAATGATGTGCTGCTGCGCGTACATCCGGAAGTGGTCAAATCACTCAAAGCCAACAATGCGCGCTGGCTGAACGAAATGGAAGAGATGACGGGCAAGACCATCATCGTCAAGAGCGATCCGACCATCCATCCGGAACAGTTCGACATTCACTGACCCGCGGTCAGTCCCGGACGCAAAAAGGCCCTGCATTTCGCAGGGCCTTTTTGCTTGCCTTGATGCAGCAGACGACTTATTTTGCTGCTTTCTTTGTTGCCTTCTTGACTGCTTTCTTTGCGGGGGCTTTCTTGGCTGCCGCCTTCTTTGCAGGGGCCTTTTTCGCCGCCGCCTTCTTTGCAGGGGCCTTCTTGACCGCTGCCTTCTTTGCTGCTTTCTTTACTGCCAAATTAGTTTTACCTCGTTTGCTTGATTTTTTACTGCCGGCGCTCTTCTTTTTGGCCGCAGACTTCGCAGCCTTGCCGCCGCCACGAGCGCTGGACTTGGCGGCAGATTTCTTTACGGCCTTGCGGGAGGCCGGAAGCTTTTTCGCAGCCTTTTTGGCTGGCGCTTTCTTCGCTGTTTTCTTTGCAGCCTTGCGGGCTGCTTTTTTCGCAGGCGCTTTGGGCGCAGCCTCAATCTTTTCTTCGGCGACGGAAGAAGGTACTTGAGCCGACGGCCTCTCTTCCTCCTCATCTTCCAGATCATCGTCGTCCGAAGAGATCGAGATACTTACTTCCTCTTCTTCGTCATGGTCAAAACCATCATCCACTTCTTCGGATTCATGGTGGCTGTCAAACTCGCTATCGTCCTGCGCGAAAAGTTTGCGGTCATCCTGCATAAAATGTCCTCCGGCTGCGGCACCTGATTTCAGTTTGAATCACAGAGGGCGCGCAAAGTATCCGCTTTCCCTGTGCGCGGATTATAGCAACAGGATGCAATGCATTTCCAATGAAAGCAAGTATTTCTTGCACTCTACCGCCCTGCTTTCGACCGGTGTGACGCGGTTGCCTTTGTCTGTGCATGCACCTGCTTTGCGCCCGCTGTTGTGTGGTGAGATGCGCTCTGGACACTTCGCGCCGTCTTTTTGCGCCGTGAGCGCGACGATGCAGAGATGCGCGCAGGTTCGGCCACATAAAGACGGCGCCCTGGAGCAAGCGTGCTTGTCTTCAGATGGTTCCAGCGACGCAACTGGTCCACAGTAACGCCAAAGCGGTCTGCAACCGTCACCAGCGTATCTCCGCGCTGCGTTTTGTACATGCTGTTGTGAAGCGAGGATGGTGCGGCGGCCGGAGCGACAGGAATGACCAGCGAATCAACTCCGCTCAGGTCACCGTCTGTGCCCAGCTGGTTCACAAATGCGATTTCTGAAGCGGACACGTGATACTGTCTGGCCACCGCATCAAGCGTCTCACCGGAAGCCAGTACATGGAACCGCCAATACCGCCGCTTGTCCTCAGGAATCTCCGCAATGCGCTTCTCAAATAAATCCTTCGTCCCCGGAGGAAGATGCAGATCATATGGCTCATCCGGAGGGGTACTCATGCGCAGAAGGCTTGGGTTGAGCGCAATGATCTCCTGCAGGGGAGCATTCACCACGTCAGCGACAAGACGCAGGTCCACAGCATAGTTGGTCGTGACCGTATCATCCACCAGAGGAGGGTCAGGGGCCAGATCGGTCAGCCCATATTGTTTTGGGTTTTTTGCCATGATGGTCACGGCAAGAATGATCGGCACGTAGTTCTTGGTCTCAGCCGGAAGGTTGTTGCGACGGTAGAGCTCCCAGAAATCGGCATAGCCCGTTCGTTCCACGGCGCGCTGGATATTTCCCGCTCCCCAATCGTAGGCGGCCATGGCCAGATACCAGTCGCCAAGCTGGTCATAGAGCTGCTTGATCCAGCGAGCATAGGCGCGCGTGGCCTTCTCCGGATCAAAGCGCTCGTCGTACCATCCGGTGCGCGAAAGCCCATAGGGCCCGTAAGGCATAAACTGCCACATGCCGCCGGCCCCCGAACGCGGATTGACGGCCTGCGGACGGAACCCGGACTCGGCCACCGCCTGATAGATCAGGTCCTGGGGCACACCCTCCTCTTTGAGGATCTTCTGGATCATCTCCCGGTAGCGGCCTGCGCGAGTGAGCGCACCCACAATGGTGTTGTGGCCTTTTGCAGTGTTGCTGAAAAAGTTGATGTAGCTGGCAACATAGTCATTGATGACCAGAGGCAGGTCAGACTGCGTGGTCTTCAACTCGGCTTCTGCCTGCGCGCGCACCTTTGGATCTACCGGAAAGGTCACATCATTGGCCACATCCACGGGAGCGTCTCCCTGGTGTTGCACGCCCTGCGGTCCGTTTTCGCGCAAGGCATCCATCTCCAGCGTATTGATGGCGTCCACGATGTGGTCAAATTCTTCGCTGATGACCGGATCGTTCTTAATATCAATGCCGCTGCGCAGAATCAGATCTACAGCGTAGTCAAAGTTGGAGCGGGCCGCGGCAAGCTGCCCATTGCGGTAATTGCTTAACCCCGCCTGATAGGCCTTCTCCACGCTGTCAATCAGCGTCTGGTCACGCTGTGAGATGGCCGGCAGCGAAGGCTGCGCTTTCTGCGCAGAAACACTCTGCTGCGCGAACGCGCCGCCGCTCAGAATGGCCGCGAGGAGCGCGGCAGATGAAGACCTGAAAACAACCATGCCGATGTACTGCTTTATTGTAGTGGCTGCTGACGGGACGCGTCACATTCTTCTACTCACTGCGGAGCGCTTCTACCGGGTTGACCGATGCGGCTCGATGAGCAGGCAGCACCGCCGCCAGCGTCAGCATCAGCGCCGTAAGGCCCAGGGCAGATGCCAGCGCGACGGGATCAAACGCAGTGACCCCAAAGAGCTGGCTGCGAAAGAGCCTGGCCAGCGCAATGGTCGCAGGGAGCGCCACGGCAGCAGCCAGCACCGTGATCCAGCCCATTTCCCGGACCACCATGAAGACCACCGCCCGTCGCTGCGCACCAAGAGCAAGCCGTACGCCAATCTCGCGAGTACGACTCTGCGCAGCGTAGGCCAGCACTCCATAAAGCCCGACGGCAGCCAGCATCATGGCCAGCACAGCAAAACTGATGGCCAGAATGGAAAGCGCGCGCTCATTCGAAGCACTGATGTCCACCTGCATGTCCATCGTGCGCAGGTCGCTGACAACAAGCGTCGGGTCAAGGTCGTGGACCGCGCGCCGGATTGAGGACTCTATCGCTTCCGGTGACTGCATGCTGCGGACATAGATCTCCACACCGCCCGGATGCGGGTTCTGAAAATATGGGCGATAGATCGTAGGGTCAGGCACCTGCTGGCGAAGGTCCTGGTGCTTCACATCTCCCACGACGCCAATGATCACGGTATCGAACGTCGGATGTTCATCCAGTGCTCCGAGCATGTGTCCCAGGGCCTTTTGCGGAGTGCCGAAGAATTGCTTTGCAAAGGCAGCATTCACAATCGCAACTTTGGGCGCGTTGCCTGCATCAGCAGGCGTAAAATCGCGCCCCGCCAGCAAAGGCTGCCTGAGAGTGGCAAAATACCCGGGCGTGGTCCAGGGTGACTCGAAATCATCCGGCTCGTTTTCACCCCGCTTGTGACCTTCAATGACAAAGCCGTTCACGGCATTGTTCCCGGTAAGCTCCGGATCGGTGGTGGCAGCAGCCATTTCTGCGCCGGGAATACGGCGCACTGCTTCCAGTGCTGCGCGGACCAGCTGCGAGGTCTGCGCTTCACTGTATCCTGATTCGGTTGGGTCCAATCCGAAGGTCACCAGATGCTTCGTCTCAAAGCCAACATTCTGGTGCCGCAGATGGTTCAGCGTGCGCACGAAAAGCCCCGCCCCGCCCAGCAGCAGAACACTGAGAGCAATCTGAACGCCAACAGCAATTTTGCGGAAAAGCTGCGAGCCTTTGCTCGCCGTTCCTGTGCTCTGTCGCAGAGCGTTGGCCAGCTCGGGCCGCACAAAATGCATTACTGGAGCGATGCTGAAGAGCAAACTTACCGCCAGCCCAAGCGCAAGCGTAAACAGCAGCACGCGCGTGTCGATGGCAGACGAATAAGGCTCGGCGCCGGGATCGGAATGGGTCAGGATTCTCACCAGGACCCGGGAAATCATCGGAGACAAGACCAGGCCGGCTGCCGCTCCAAGAAGCCCGAGCAGTCCGCCCTCCATCAGCAATTGCGCAGCAATCCGCCCGAATCCCGCGCCTAAAGCATAGCGCATGGACATCTCCCTTGCGCGCGCCGTGGCCCGGAGCAGCAGAAGCATGGCAACATTCAACGCGCACATTGCCGTCAGCAGCCCGGCCATGCTCAACAAAATCACAAGCGGCATTTCCAGCTCCTCACGGTTGGGCGAAAAGCCAGTCGAGTCGTCTTTTACGAAGAGATGAGACTTTTCAACGAACCTGTCCTTGAACGTCGGCGACGGCAAGGTCTTATAGAGCAATAGTTCCTGGGCGCGCAGGGAGCGCCATAGCGGAGCAAGTCCAGCTTCAGCCTGCGGAATGGTGACACCCGGCTTCAATCGCGCGACGATCGTAAGCCAGATGGAGAGACGATTGTCGAGTTGATGATTCGGCGCCATGGAGGGAATGGCTTCATCCACCATCGTCACAGGCAAAAACACTCCCGGGCGATACCCACCGATCGCGCTGTGAAAACTCTCCGGCGCCACGCCAACGATCACAAAGGGATGGCCGTTGACAAGCACCCTTTGGCCTACGACATCCCGCGATGCAGCAAAGCGCGTACGCCAGTAGTCATAGCTCAGGACGGCGACCGGGTTTGCGTCCTTCTGGGTCTCATCAGCGGAAGTAAACAGCCTGCCGAGCGCAGGCTTCAGTCCCAGCACCTCAAAATAATTGCCGCTCACCAGCTCCGCGTCTTTGTCCTCGGCCTGGTCGTGCCAGGAAACTCCCAGGCTGGTCCGGACCGCGGACAGCACGCCGCTGAAAACCTGATTGTGGTCGCGCAGGTCTTTGTACATCGGGTAGGAAAAGTAATCTCCCAGGTCGCCGCCAAATACCGAAGCGGAACCTGAGAATGACCCCTTCCAGCTCAGCCGCACCAGCTCTTTCGGGTGCTCGACCGGAAGCATGCGCAGCAGCACCTGATCAAACAGGCTGAAGATGGCCGATGTCGCCCCGATACCCAGCGCCAGCGTGAGCACAGCCGTAATGGTGAATCCTGGCATTTTTGCAAGCTGACGGACCCCATAGCGAAAATCGCGCCAGAGGCTTTCCATCCCGAGAGAAAGGTCCATAGCAATCACGCGCTCCTTCGTAGCGGTTGGGTTTCCAAAGCACAGCAGGGCCTCGCGCCGCGCCTCTTCGGCAGACATGCCTGCGGCCATGTTGTCTTCCGTGCGCATTTCAATGTGCGACTGAAGCTCGGCCTGCGTCTCACGCTCGAATCGCGAGCGGAAGAAAAGATTGATCATGCGGCGAAGCAGCGGCATCTTCACCTCACGCGTAGCGCAATACAGCGCGTACGCCCTTCACCAGTTGCTCAAAGCTTTTTTCTGCAGCATCCAACTGCTTCCGGCCCGCAGGAGTCAGGCGATAATATTTCGCCTTGCGGCCGGTTTCCGTAATCGCCCACTCGGAACGCAGCCACCCGTTCTGCTCCATGCGGTGCAGCGCCGGATACAGCGAGCCTTCTTCCACGTTGAGCAGCGCGTCTGAGGCCCGCTCGATGTGCAGCACGATGCCATATCCATGCAGCGGGCCTGCCTGAGACAGGGTCTTCAGCACCAGAAGATCCAGACTTCCCTGAAGATCGTGTTTCGCCATTCCTGATACCTATCTTTCTTGGTATGCAAGGAGCATACGCCTAGATATATAGGTATGTCAATCAATAGAAACATTCGCCGCAAGCATGCTTTTATGGTCCTGTTACAGAAAATTCAACAGGCATTCATCACCGTCCTATATTTCTGTTGGCTGCCCTTCCCCTTCAGGAGCGGCAAGAGGAAAACCCATGAAAAAATTTGCATTCACAGCACTTCTTGCATCTGCGTTCGTGTGCGCATCTGCCCAGGACGGGCATGTGCATTGGTTACGCAATGGCGCGCCCACAGAAGTAACCATTACCGGTGGCCCGTGGACACTCGAACAGTCCGGGGCGGCCGTCGGATTGAAATCAGCCGGATATTGCGATGCCAACGGGAACCAGATTGGAAATCCAGGCACAGAGCGGATGCAGCCTTACTATTTCCCGGTTGTGAGCGGACGCGGGAAGCACCTTCAGGGTTATTTTGACTGGCGCCCGAAAGACATCGACGAAGCGGTCGTCGCCGCCTACTCCAATGACGCAGGCCAGAGCTGGTACTTCCAGCAAAAAGCGCTTGAGCTGCGCACCACCTGCCCCGACCAGGTACAGAAATATCCTAACGGCCAGAAAGAGCCAGGCCCTGACCCGAACAATAGCGACAATGGGGATGACGACGGCCAGGGGCACCAGTTTGTCATCACGATTGGCGGTCACACCTATCTCTATACACTGGACCGCGCAAATAATCACATTGATTCTGATGACCTGTATATCCACGAGCTGGACCCGCAGCCCGGCCTTCCGCTGAATGGAGCCCCTGCACTCGACGACGGCCCCACGGATGCAACCAGTAGCGAGCCGGAGATCGCCACCCACACCACTGGACTGCTCAACCCGGACGGAATTCTTGGCGTCGTGCCGGGAAGCTGGCCGCTGAAAATCATCTACGAGCAGAAAATCCTGAATGGAGACATCACAGGCAGCACTGCACTTCCCGCTTCCCAGCTTTGCAGCACCTGGTGGT from Pseudacidobacterium ailaaui includes these protein-coding regions:
- a CDS encoding lytic transglycosylase domain-containing protein, whose product is MVVFRSSSAALLAAILSGGAFAQQSVSAQKAQPSLPAISQRDQTLIDSVEKAYQAGLSNYRNGQLAAARSNFDYAVDLILRSGIDIKNDPVISEEFDHIVDAINTLEMDALRENGPQGVQHQGDAPVDVANDVTFPVDPKVRAQAEAELKTTQSDLPLVINDYVASYINFFSNTAKGHNTIVGALTRAGRYREMIQKILKEEGVPQDLIYQAVAESGFRPQAVNPRSGAGGMWQFMPYGPYGLSRTGWYDERFDPEKATRAYARWIKQLYDQLGDWYLAMAAYDWGAGNIQRAVERTGYADFWELYRRNNLPAETKNYVPIILAVTIMAKNPKQYGLTDLAPDPPLVDDTVTTNYAVDLRLVADVVNAPLQEIIALNPSLLRMSTPPDEPYDLHLPPGTKDLFEKRIAEIPEDKRRYWRFHVLASGETLDAVARQYHVSASEIAFVNQLGTDGDLSGVDSLVIPVAPAAAPSSLHNSMYKTQRGDTLVTVADRFGVTVDQLRRWNHLKTSTLAPGRRLYVAEPARISASSRSRRKKTARSVQSASHHTTAGAKQVHAQTKATASHRSKAGR
- a CDS encoding ABC transporter permease yields the protein MPLLRRMINLFFRSRFERETQAELQSHIEMRTEDNMAAGMSAEEARREALLCFGNPTATKERVIAMDLSLGMESLWRDFRYGVRQLAKMPGFTITAVLTLALGIGATSAIFSLFDQVLLRMLPVEHPKELVRLSWKGSFSGSASVFGGDLGDYFSYPMYKDLRDHNQVFSGVLSAVRTSLGVSWHDQAEDKDAELVSGNYFEVLGLKPALGRLFTSADETQKDANPVAVLSYDYWRTRFAASRDVVGQRVLVNGHPFVIVGVAPESFHSAIGGYRPGVFLPVTMVDEAIPSMAPNHQLDNRLSIWLTIVARLKPGVTIPQAEAGLAPLWRSLRAQELLLYKTLPSPTFKDRFVEKSHLFVKDDSTGFSPNREELEMPLVILLSMAGLLTAMCALNVAMLLLLRATARAREMSMRYALGAGFGRIAAQLLMEGGLLGLLGAAAGLVLSPMISRVLVRILTHSDPGAEPYSSAIDTRVLLFTLALGLAVSLLFSIAPVMHFVRPELANALRQSTGTASKGSQLFRKIAVGVQIALSVLLLGGAGLFVRTLNHLRHQNVGFETKHLVTFGLDPTESGYSEAQTSQLVRAALEAVRRIPGAEMAAATTDPELTGNNAVNGFVIEGHKRGENEPDDFESPWTTPGYFATLRQPLLAGRDFTPADAGNAPKVAIVNAAFAKQFFGTPQKALGHMLGALDEHPTFDTVIIGVVGDVKHQDLRQQVPDPTIYRPYFQNPHPGGVEIYVRSMQSPEAIESSIRRAVHDLDPTLVVSDLRTMDMQVDISASNERALSILAISFAVLAMMLAAVGLYGVLAYAAQSRTREIGVRLALGAQRRAVVFMVVREMGWITVLAAAVALPATIALARLFRSQLFGVTAFDPVALASALGLTALMLTLAAVLPAHRAASVNPVEALRSE
- a CDS encoding PadR family transcriptional regulator, which encodes MAKHDLQGSLDLLVLKTLSQAGPLHGYGIVLHIERASDALLNVEEGSLYPALHRMEQNGWLRSEWAITETGRKAKYYRLTPAGRKQLDAAEKSFEQLVKGVRAVLRYA